One window from the genome of Nicotiana tomentosiformis chromosome 5, ASM39032v3, whole genome shotgun sequence encodes:
- the LOC138891928 gene encoding uncharacterized protein codes for MSSRVRFRPIRGTFQLVKANLSSPILYVLRTAKDIQGNSFWVKKVVFTAMIQGLKTLANLNLLDMVDFDIIAGMDWLFSCHATVDSHAKTVKFSFIGEDLVIIRGEVGTPIVKEFPEMFPDDLPGIPPDREIEFGIDTLLGTQPISIPPYIMAPVELNELKKQLQDLLDKGFIRPSILPWGAPVLFVKKKDGSLWMCIDYR; via the exons ATGTCCAGCAGAGTAAGGTTCAGGCCCATCAGGGGTACATTTCAATTAGTCAAGGCCAACCTTAGTTCTCCTATCCTATATGTTCTTCGTACAGCAAAAGACATCCAGGGAAATTCCTTTTGGGTCAAAAAGGTTGTTTTCACTGCTATGATCCAG GGCCTGAAAACATTAGCTAATTTGAACTTATTAGATATGGTTGACTTTGACATCATAgctggcatggactggttatttTCTTGTCATGCTACAGTTGATAGCCATGCGAAGACAGTTAAATTCTCATTTATTGGGGAAGATCTAGTTATAATTAGAGGTGAAGTGGGTACGCCT ATTGTGAAAGAATTTCCAGAGATGTTCCCGGATGATCTCCCAGGGAtaccaccagatagggagattgagtttGGCATAGACACATTGCTAGGAACTCAACCAATCTCGATTCCTCCTTACATAATGGCTCCAGTTGAGCTAAATGAACTTAAGAAACAGTTACAAGACCTCttagataagggttttattcgaCCTAGCATTTTACCCTGGGGTGCTccagtgttgttcgtgaagaaaaaagatggttccctatggatgtgtatagattaccgCTAG
- the LOC138891929 gene encoding uncharacterized protein: protein MWFADALSRRPMGSLSRLSVVERPIVTETQEIARQGVRLAEKCDGRLIASMGSKSTLVEQIKSKQFDDASLLKLKECVLSGKIKNFLLDENGVMRLNGRLCVPNVDDLRRAIMVEAHSSRYSIHLGSTTMYHDWKDIYWWDNMKQDIADFVSRCLNC from the coding sequence ATGTGGTTTGCTGATGCTCTGAGCAGAAGACCCATGGGGAGTTTGTCCAGGTTGTCTGTGGTCGAACGCCCAATAGTAACGGAAACCCAAGAAATAGCTAGACAAGGGGTTCGTCTTGCTGAGAAGTGTGATGGAAGGTTGATAGCAAGTATGGGTTCTAAGTCTACTTTAGTAGAGCAAATTAAATCCAAACAATTCGATGATGCTAGCTTGCTTAAGCTCAAGGAATGTGTCCTTAGTGGCAAGATTAAGAATTTTTTACTTGATGAGAATGGTGTGATGAGACTTAATGGTCGCTTAtgcgtgcctaatgtagatgatcttcgaagagcaATTATGGTAGAAGCTCATAGCTCCAGATACTCAATACACCTAGGTTCTACTACAATGTATCATGATTGGAAGGATATTTATTGGTGGGATAATATGAAGCAAGATATTGCAGATTTTGTATCACGATGCCTAAATTGTTAG